One window from the genome of Corvus moneduloides isolate bCorMon1 chromosome 9, bCorMon1.pri, whole genome shotgun sequence encodes:
- the DEPDC1 gene encoding DEP domain-containing protein 1A isoform X2, whose amino-acid sequence MAGPGPGPYRATRLWNEVTRHFRAGMPLRRHRRRFRSHGGCFTAAEAADWLHQVLRSNSSFGPDVTRQQTVQLLRKFLKNHVIEDIKGRWGAENLEDNGALYRFPSTSPVKPLPSPPRENLENFSGDKGKPFKLPSSSRRALKKPEFLQSLENLTRPKPDVIQEKKEDTLQGREISQEYVQETWRNIILIHLQTILGLPSLEEVLQPAQIIPEFVMYNMSSTSKHGVVILQDKADLPHWVLSAMKCLAYWPRNNDMSQATYSGFERDVFRTVADYFHSLPEPLLTFEYYELFVNILVMCGYIPIPDLGSGKRSVQEEKCDPQPSKTLQLNSFKSTECLLLSLLLKEPDEKKKGEASRRFSSEELRAQKQHEKKRQQHQLPCQQGSAGNLMGGSCQNLAGFRNEQQPRGAFRTRCYSLERIGAAASSVCNKGGSASLRGGGVSTITGSGELLDEHEVTSVVELGWAGSGQTQSHGLRRVSAPSTRGEELWDGSHGSKRRSLSLLGRRSCRSCTAINRPIAEITVQPWGQGEASPSVHSRTEGCGSTVQKRLCRSSTELSERSVPPSPCVLAGTNLLQPHLERIAVEALQICCLLLPPPNRRKLQLLLRMMARISGNVDMPRLHDAMGTRSLLIQTFSRCVLRCAQEEDLDELLSTRLVSFLMDHQQEILQVPAYLQVAVRDHLEYLKMAQCKQEKEDICAILPTYSYCKQITPQEFEEQKVSTSQAAVAELLENIIKDKNLSVKDKKKKLKQFQKEYPQIYASRFPTTETEALLLENKPTIKQPMLSLRKPKFRSLRY is encoded by the exons atggccgggccggggccggggccgtaCCGCGCCACGAGACTG TGGAACGAGGTCACCCGGCACTTCCGAGCGGGGATGCCCCTgcggcggcaccggcggcgCTTCCGCTCGCACGGCGGCTGCTTCACCGCCGCCGAGGCCGCGGACTGGCTCCACCAGGTGCTGAGGAGCAACAGCAGCTTCGGGCCCGACGTGACCAGGCAGCAAACGGTGCAGCTGCTGCGGAAATTCCTCAAAAACCACGTCATTGAGGATATCAAAGGCAGGTGGGGAGCTGAAAACCTGGAAGACAACGGTGCCCTGTACAG ATTTCCTTCAACATCTCCAGTTAAACCTCTACCAAGCCCACCAAGGGAGAACTTGGAAAACTTCTCTGGAGACaaaggaaaaccttttaaaCTGCCCAGTTCATCCAGGAGGGCTTTGAAAAAACCGGAGTTCCTGCAGTCTCTG GAAAACTTAACAAGACCAAAACCTGATGTAAtacaagaaaagaaggaagacacACTGCAAGGCAGGGAAATAAGCCAGGAATATGTGCAAGAAACATGGAGAAATATCATCCTGATACA TTTGCAAACCATTTTGGGGCTCCCCTCGTTGGAGGAGGTTCTGCAGCCGGCCCAGATCATTCCTGAGTTTGTCATGTACAACATGAGCAGCACCAGCAAACACGGGGTGGTGATTCTGCAGGACAAAGCAG ACCTCCCTCACTGGGTGTTGTCAGCCATGAAGTGCTTGGCCTACT GGCCCAGGAACAATGACATGAGCCAAGCCACCTACAGTGGGTTTGAGCGCGACGTGTTCAGAACAGTTGCTGATTATTTTCACAGTCTGCCTGAGCCATTGCTTACTTTTGAATACTATGAGCTCTTTGTTAATATCTTAG TTATGTGTGGCTACATCCCAATTCCAGATCTGGGCAGTGGAAAACGTTCTGTCCAAGAGGAGAAATGTGACCCCCAGCCTTCAAAAACTCTTCAGTTGAACTCTTTCAAGTCCACTGAGTGTCTTCTCCTAAGCCTGCTCCTCAAAGAGCCTgatgagaagaagaaaggtgAAGCTTCCAGGAGGTTTTCCTCAGAAGAGCTGAGAGcccaaaagcagcatgaaaagaAACGGCAGCAACACCAACTGCCATGTCAGCAAGGGAGTGCTGGGAACCTGATGGGAGGGAGCTGCCAGAATCTTGCAGGATTCAGGAATGAACAACAGCCACGTGGAGCATTTAGGACAAGGTGTTACTCCTTGGAAAGAATTGGAGCTGCTGCTTCGAGTGTGTGTAATAAAGGAGGATCTGCCTCCCTCCGGGGAGGTGGTGTGAGCACCATCACGGGAAGTGGAGAACTGCTGGATGAGCATGAAGTGACTTCTGtggtggagctgggctgggctggctcgGGCCAAACACAGAGCCATGGCCTCAGGAGAGTGTCTGCCCCATCCACCCGGGgtgaggagctgtgggatggcagCCACGGATCAAAGCGCCGCTCTCTGAgcctgctgggcaggaggagctgcaggagctgcactgccATCAACAGACCCATCGCTGAGATCACGGTGCAGCCctgggggcagggagaggccAGCCCCTCTGTGCACAGCAGGACTGAGGGCTGTGGCAGCACCGTCCAAAAGAgactctgcaggagcagcacagaacTGTCAGAACGCTctgtccccccctccccttgTGTGTTGGCTGGCACAA ATCTCCTGCAGCCTCACCTAGAAAGAATTGCAGTGGAAGCTCTGCAGATCTGCTGCTTGCTGCTTCCACCCCCGAACCgcaggaagctgcagctgctgctgcggATGATGGCCAGGATCAGTGGCAATGTTGATATGCCACGGCTGCACGATGCCATGGGCACCAGGTCCTTG CTGATCCAGACGTTTTCCCGCTGCGTGCTGCGCTGTGCACAGGAGGAAGACCTGGATGAGCTGCTTTCCACACGCTTGGTTTCCTTCCTGATGGACCATCAGCAGGAAATACTCCAAGTCCCAGCTTACCTGCAGGTTGCTGTGCGGGATCACCTTGAGTACCTGAAGATGGCTCAG tgcaaacaggaaaaagaagacatttgTGCCATCTTGCCAACATATTCCTACTGCAAACAAATCACTCCTCAGGAGTTTGAAGAACAAAAGGTCTCCACCTCGCAGGCTGCAGTGGCAGAGCTCTTGGAGAACATCATCAAGGATAAAAACCTCTCTGtgaaggacaaaaagaaaaagttaaaacag TTCCAGAAGGAATATCCCCAGATCTACGCGAGCAGGTTCCCAACGACAGAGACGGAAGCGCTGCTCCTGGAGAACAAACCCACCATCAAACAGCCCATGCTGAGCCTCAGGAAACCCAAATTTCGGAGCCTCAGGTATTGA
- the DEPDC1 gene encoding DEP domain-containing protein 1A isoform X3, with amino-acid sequence MAGPGPGPYRATRLWNEVTRHFRAGMPLRRHRRRFRSHGGCFTAAEAADWLHQVLRSNSSFGPDVTRQQTVQLLRKFLKNHVIEDIKGRWGAENLEDNGALYRFPSTSPVKPLPSPPRENLENFSGDKGKPFKLPSSSRRALKKPEFLQSLENLTRPKPDVIQEKKEDTLQGREISQEYVQETWRNIILIHLQTILGLPSLEEVLQPAQIIPEFVMYNMSSTSKHGVVILQDKAEDLPHWVLSAMKCLAYWPRNNDMSQATYSGFERDVFRTVADYFHSLPEPLLTFEYYELFVNILDLGSGKRSVQEEKCDPQPSKTLQLNSFKSTECLLLSLLLKEPDEKKKGEASRRFSSEELRAQKQHEKKRQQHQLPCQQGSAGNLMGGSCQNLAGFRNEQQPRGAFRTRCYSLERIGAAASSVCNKGGSASLRGGGVSTITGSGELLDEHEVTSVVELGWAGSGQTQSHGLRRVSAPSTRGEELWDGSHGSKRRSLSLLGRRSCRSCTAINRPIAEITVQPWGQGEASPSVHSRTEGCGSTVQKRLCRSSTELSERSVPPSPCVLAGTNLLQPHLERIAVEALQICCLLLPPPNRRKLQLLLRMMARISGNVDMPRLHDAMGTRSLLIQTFSRCVLRCAQEEDLDELLSTRLVSFLMDHQQEILQVPAYLQVAVRDHLEYLKMAQCKQEKEDICAILPTYSYCKQITPQEFEEQKVSTSQAAVAELLENIIKDKNLSVKDKKKKLKQFQKEYPQIYASRFPTTETEALLLENKPTIKQPMLSLRKPKFRSLRY; translated from the exons atggccgggccggggccggggccgtaCCGCGCCACGAGACTG TGGAACGAGGTCACCCGGCACTTCCGAGCGGGGATGCCCCTgcggcggcaccggcggcgCTTCCGCTCGCACGGCGGCTGCTTCACCGCCGCCGAGGCCGCGGACTGGCTCCACCAGGTGCTGAGGAGCAACAGCAGCTTCGGGCCCGACGTGACCAGGCAGCAAACGGTGCAGCTGCTGCGGAAATTCCTCAAAAACCACGTCATTGAGGATATCAAAGGCAGGTGGGGAGCTGAAAACCTGGAAGACAACGGTGCCCTGTACAG ATTTCCTTCAACATCTCCAGTTAAACCTCTACCAAGCCCACCAAGGGAGAACTTGGAAAACTTCTCTGGAGACaaaggaaaaccttttaaaCTGCCCAGTTCATCCAGGAGGGCTTTGAAAAAACCGGAGTTCCTGCAGTCTCTG GAAAACTTAACAAGACCAAAACCTGATGTAAtacaagaaaagaaggaagacacACTGCAAGGCAGGGAAATAAGCCAGGAATATGTGCAAGAAACATGGAGAAATATCATCCTGATACA TTTGCAAACCATTTTGGGGCTCCCCTCGTTGGAGGAGGTTCTGCAGCCGGCCCAGATCATTCCTGAGTTTGTCATGTACAACATGAGCAGCACCAGCAAACACGGGGTGGTGATTCTGCAGGACAAAGCAG AAGACCTCCCTCACTGGGTGTTGTCAGCCATGAAGTGCTTGGCCTACT GGCCCAGGAACAATGACATGAGCCAAGCCACCTACAGTGGGTTTGAGCGCGACGTGTTCAGAACAGTTGCTGATTATTTTCACAGTCTGCCTGAGCCATTGCTTACTTTTGAATACTATGAGCTCTTTGTTAATATCTTAG ATCTGGGCAGTGGAAAACGTTCTGTCCAAGAGGAGAAATGTGACCCCCAGCCTTCAAAAACTCTTCAGTTGAACTCTTTCAAGTCCACTGAGTGTCTTCTCCTAAGCCTGCTCCTCAAAGAGCCTgatgagaagaagaaaggtgAAGCTTCCAGGAGGTTTTCCTCAGAAGAGCTGAGAGcccaaaagcagcatgaaaagaAACGGCAGCAACACCAACTGCCATGTCAGCAAGGGAGTGCTGGGAACCTGATGGGAGGGAGCTGCCAGAATCTTGCAGGATTCAGGAATGAACAACAGCCACGTGGAGCATTTAGGACAAGGTGTTACTCCTTGGAAAGAATTGGAGCTGCTGCTTCGAGTGTGTGTAATAAAGGAGGATCTGCCTCCCTCCGGGGAGGTGGTGTGAGCACCATCACGGGAAGTGGAGAACTGCTGGATGAGCATGAAGTGACTTCTGtggtggagctgggctgggctggctcgGGCCAAACACAGAGCCATGGCCTCAGGAGAGTGTCTGCCCCATCCACCCGGGgtgaggagctgtgggatggcagCCACGGATCAAAGCGCCGCTCTCTGAgcctgctgggcaggaggagctgcaggagctgcactgccATCAACAGACCCATCGCTGAGATCACGGTGCAGCCctgggggcagggagaggccAGCCCCTCTGTGCACAGCAGGACTGAGGGCTGTGGCAGCACCGTCCAAAAGAgactctgcaggagcagcacagaacTGTCAGAACGCTctgtccccccctccccttgTGTGTTGGCTGGCACAA ATCTCCTGCAGCCTCACCTAGAAAGAATTGCAGTGGAAGCTCTGCAGATCTGCTGCTTGCTGCTTCCACCCCCGAACCgcaggaagctgcagctgctgctgcggATGATGGCCAGGATCAGTGGCAATGTTGATATGCCACGGCTGCACGATGCCATGGGCACCAGGTCCTTG CTGATCCAGACGTTTTCCCGCTGCGTGCTGCGCTGTGCACAGGAGGAAGACCTGGATGAGCTGCTTTCCACACGCTTGGTTTCCTTCCTGATGGACCATCAGCAGGAAATACTCCAAGTCCCAGCTTACCTGCAGGTTGCTGTGCGGGATCACCTTGAGTACCTGAAGATGGCTCAG tgcaaacaggaaaaagaagacatttgTGCCATCTTGCCAACATATTCCTACTGCAAACAAATCACTCCTCAGGAGTTTGAAGAACAAAAGGTCTCCACCTCGCAGGCTGCAGTGGCAGAGCTCTTGGAGAACATCATCAAGGATAAAAACCTCTCTGtgaaggacaaaaagaaaaagttaaaacag TTCCAGAAGGAATATCCCCAGATCTACGCGAGCAGGTTCCCAACGACAGAGACGGAAGCGCTGCTCCTGGAGAACAAACCCACCATCAAACAGCCCATGCTGAGCCTCAGGAAACCCAAATTTCGGAGCCTCAGGTATTGA
- the DEPDC1 gene encoding DEP domain-containing protein 1A isoform X5: MAGPGPGPYRATRLWNEVTRHFRAGMPLRRHRRRFRSHGGCFTAAEAADWLHQVLRSNSSFGPDVTRQQTVQLLRKFLKNHVIEDIKGRWGAENLEDNGALYRFPSTSPVKPLPSPPRENLENFSGDKGKPFKLPSSSRRALKKPEFLQSLENLTRPKPDVIQEKKEDTLQGREISQEYVQETWRNIILIHLQTILGLPSLEEVLQPAQIIPEFVMYNMSSTSKHGVVILQDKAEDLPHWVLSAMKCLAYWPRNNDMSQATYSGFERDVFRTVADYFHSLPEPLLTFEYYELFVNILDLLQPHLERIAVEALQICCLLLPPPNRRKLQLLLRMMARISGNVDMPRLHDAMGTRSLLIQTFSRCVLRCAQEEDLDELLSTRLVSFLMDHQQEILQVPAYLQVAVRDHLEYLKMAQCKQEKEDICAILPTYSYCKQITPQEFEEQKVSTSQAAVAELLENIIKDKNLSVKDKKKKLKQFQKEYPQIYASRFPTTETEALLLENKPTIKQPMLSLRKPKFRSLRY; the protein is encoded by the exons atggccgggccggggccggggccgtaCCGCGCCACGAGACTG TGGAACGAGGTCACCCGGCACTTCCGAGCGGGGATGCCCCTgcggcggcaccggcggcgCTTCCGCTCGCACGGCGGCTGCTTCACCGCCGCCGAGGCCGCGGACTGGCTCCACCAGGTGCTGAGGAGCAACAGCAGCTTCGGGCCCGACGTGACCAGGCAGCAAACGGTGCAGCTGCTGCGGAAATTCCTCAAAAACCACGTCATTGAGGATATCAAAGGCAGGTGGGGAGCTGAAAACCTGGAAGACAACGGTGCCCTGTACAG ATTTCCTTCAACATCTCCAGTTAAACCTCTACCAAGCCCACCAAGGGAGAACTTGGAAAACTTCTCTGGAGACaaaggaaaaccttttaaaCTGCCCAGTTCATCCAGGAGGGCTTTGAAAAAACCGGAGTTCCTGCAGTCTCTG GAAAACTTAACAAGACCAAAACCTGATGTAAtacaagaaaagaaggaagacacACTGCAAGGCAGGGAAATAAGCCAGGAATATGTGCAAGAAACATGGAGAAATATCATCCTGATACA TTTGCAAACCATTTTGGGGCTCCCCTCGTTGGAGGAGGTTCTGCAGCCGGCCCAGATCATTCCTGAGTTTGTCATGTACAACATGAGCAGCACCAGCAAACACGGGGTGGTGATTCTGCAGGACAAAGCAG AAGACCTCCCTCACTGGGTGTTGTCAGCCATGAAGTGCTTGGCCTACT GGCCCAGGAACAATGACATGAGCCAAGCCACCTACAGTGGGTTTGAGCGCGACGTGTTCAGAACAGTTGCTGATTATTTTCACAGTCTGCCTGAGCCATTGCTTACTTTTGAATACTATGAGCTCTTTGTTAATATCTTAG ATCTCCTGCAGCCTCACCTAGAAAGAATTGCAGTGGAAGCTCTGCAGATCTGCTGCTTGCTGCTTCCACCCCCGAACCgcaggaagctgcagctgctgctgcggATGATGGCCAGGATCAGTGGCAATGTTGATATGCCACGGCTGCACGATGCCATGGGCACCAGGTCCTTG CTGATCCAGACGTTTTCCCGCTGCGTGCTGCGCTGTGCACAGGAGGAAGACCTGGATGAGCTGCTTTCCACACGCTTGGTTTCCTTCCTGATGGACCATCAGCAGGAAATACTCCAAGTCCCAGCTTACCTGCAGGTTGCTGTGCGGGATCACCTTGAGTACCTGAAGATGGCTCAG tgcaaacaggaaaaagaagacatttgTGCCATCTTGCCAACATATTCCTACTGCAAACAAATCACTCCTCAGGAGTTTGAAGAACAAAAGGTCTCCACCTCGCAGGCTGCAGTGGCAGAGCTCTTGGAGAACATCATCAAGGATAAAAACCTCTCTGtgaaggacaaaaagaaaaagttaaaacag TTCCAGAAGGAATATCCCCAGATCTACGCGAGCAGGTTCCCAACGACAGAGACGGAAGCGCTGCTCCTGGAGAACAAACCCACCATCAAACAGCCCATGCTGAGCCTCAGGAAACCCAAATTTCGGAGCCTCAGGTATTGA
- the DEPDC1 gene encoding DEP domain-containing protein 1A isoform X1, with product MAGPGPGPYRATRLWNEVTRHFRAGMPLRRHRRRFRSHGGCFTAAEAADWLHQVLRSNSSFGPDVTRQQTVQLLRKFLKNHVIEDIKGRWGAENLEDNGALYRFPSTSPVKPLPSPPRENLENFSGDKGKPFKLPSSSRRALKKPEFLQSLENLTRPKPDVIQEKKEDTLQGREISQEYVQETWRNIILIHLQTILGLPSLEEVLQPAQIIPEFVMYNMSSTSKHGVVILQDKAEDLPHWVLSAMKCLAYWPRNNDMSQATYSGFERDVFRTVADYFHSLPEPLLTFEYYELFVNILVMCGYIPIPDLGSGKRSVQEEKCDPQPSKTLQLNSFKSTECLLLSLLLKEPDEKKKGEASRRFSSEELRAQKQHEKKRQQHQLPCQQGSAGNLMGGSCQNLAGFRNEQQPRGAFRTRCYSLERIGAAASSVCNKGGSASLRGGGVSTITGSGELLDEHEVTSVVELGWAGSGQTQSHGLRRVSAPSTRGEELWDGSHGSKRRSLSLLGRRSCRSCTAINRPIAEITVQPWGQGEASPSVHSRTEGCGSTVQKRLCRSSTELSERSVPPSPCVLAGTNLLQPHLERIAVEALQICCLLLPPPNRRKLQLLLRMMARISGNVDMPRLHDAMGTRSLLIQTFSRCVLRCAQEEDLDELLSTRLVSFLMDHQQEILQVPAYLQVAVRDHLEYLKMAQCKQEKEDICAILPTYSYCKQITPQEFEEQKVSTSQAAVAELLENIIKDKNLSVKDKKKKLKQFQKEYPQIYASRFPTTETEALLLENKPTIKQPMLSLRKPKFRSLRY from the exons atggccgggccggggccggggccgtaCCGCGCCACGAGACTG TGGAACGAGGTCACCCGGCACTTCCGAGCGGGGATGCCCCTgcggcggcaccggcggcgCTTCCGCTCGCACGGCGGCTGCTTCACCGCCGCCGAGGCCGCGGACTGGCTCCACCAGGTGCTGAGGAGCAACAGCAGCTTCGGGCCCGACGTGACCAGGCAGCAAACGGTGCAGCTGCTGCGGAAATTCCTCAAAAACCACGTCATTGAGGATATCAAAGGCAGGTGGGGAGCTGAAAACCTGGAAGACAACGGTGCCCTGTACAG ATTTCCTTCAACATCTCCAGTTAAACCTCTACCAAGCCCACCAAGGGAGAACTTGGAAAACTTCTCTGGAGACaaaggaaaaccttttaaaCTGCCCAGTTCATCCAGGAGGGCTTTGAAAAAACCGGAGTTCCTGCAGTCTCTG GAAAACTTAACAAGACCAAAACCTGATGTAAtacaagaaaagaaggaagacacACTGCAAGGCAGGGAAATAAGCCAGGAATATGTGCAAGAAACATGGAGAAATATCATCCTGATACA TTTGCAAACCATTTTGGGGCTCCCCTCGTTGGAGGAGGTTCTGCAGCCGGCCCAGATCATTCCTGAGTTTGTCATGTACAACATGAGCAGCACCAGCAAACACGGGGTGGTGATTCTGCAGGACAAAGCAG AAGACCTCCCTCACTGGGTGTTGTCAGCCATGAAGTGCTTGGCCTACT GGCCCAGGAACAATGACATGAGCCAAGCCACCTACAGTGGGTTTGAGCGCGACGTGTTCAGAACAGTTGCTGATTATTTTCACAGTCTGCCTGAGCCATTGCTTACTTTTGAATACTATGAGCTCTTTGTTAATATCTTAG TTATGTGTGGCTACATCCCAATTCCAGATCTGGGCAGTGGAAAACGTTCTGTCCAAGAGGAGAAATGTGACCCCCAGCCTTCAAAAACTCTTCAGTTGAACTCTTTCAAGTCCACTGAGTGTCTTCTCCTAAGCCTGCTCCTCAAAGAGCCTgatgagaagaagaaaggtgAAGCTTCCAGGAGGTTTTCCTCAGAAGAGCTGAGAGcccaaaagcagcatgaaaagaAACGGCAGCAACACCAACTGCCATGTCAGCAAGGGAGTGCTGGGAACCTGATGGGAGGGAGCTGCCAGAATCTTGCAGGATTCAGGAATGAACAACAGCCACGTGGAGCATTTAGGACAAGGTGTTACTCCTTGGAAAGAATTGGAGCTGCTGCTTCGAGTGTGTGTAATAAAGGAGGATCTGCCTCCCTCCGGGGAGGTGGTGTGAGCACCATCACGGGAAGTGGAGAACTGCTGGATGAGCATGAAGTGACTTCTGtggtggagctgggctgggctggctcgGGCCAAACACAGAGCCATGGCCTCAGGAGAGTGTCTGCCCCATCCACCCGGGgtgaggagctgtgggatggcagCCACGGATCAAAGCGCCGCTCTCTGAgcctgctgggcaggaggagctgcaggagctgcactgccATCAACAGACCCATCGCTGAGATCACGGTGCAGCCctgggggcagggagaggccAGCCCCTCTGTGCACAGCAGGACTGAGGGCTGTGGCAGCACCGTCCAAAAGAgactctgcaggagcagcacagaacTGTCAGAACGCTctgtccccccctccccttgTGTGTTGGCTGGCACAA ATCTCCTGCAGCCTCACCTAGAAAGAATTGCAGTGGAAGCTCTGCAGATCTGCTGCTTGCTGCTTCCACCCCCGAACCgcaggaagctgcagctgctgctgcggATGATGGCCAGGATCAGTGGCAATGTTGATATGCCACGGCTGCACGATGCCATGGGCACCAGGTCCTTG CTGATCCAGACGTTTTCCCGCTGCGTGCTGCGCTGTGCACAGGAGGAAGACCTGGATGAGCTGCTTTCCACACGCTTGGTTTCCTTCCTGATGGACCATCAGCAGGAAATACTCCAAGTCCCAGCTTACCTGCAGGTTGCTGTGCGGGATCACCTTGAGTACCTGAAGATGGCTCAG tgcaaacaggaaaaagaagacatttgTGCCATCTTGCCAACATATTCCTACTGCAAACAAATCACTCCTCAGGAGTTTGAAGAACAAAAGGTCTCCACCTCGCAGGCTGCAGTGGCAGAGCTCTTGGAGAACATCATCAAGGATAAAAACCTCTCTGtgaaggacaaaaagaaaaagttaaaacag TTCCAGAAGGAATATCCCCAGATCTACGCGAGCAGGTTCCCAACGACAGAGACGGAAGCGCTGCTCCTGGAGAACAAACCCACCATCAAACAGCCCATGCTGAGCCTCAGGAAACCCAAATTTCGGAGCCTCAGGTATTGA